In the Peptoclostridium acidaminophilum DSM 3953 genome, one interval contains:
- a CDS encoding DUF4139 domain-containing protein has protein sequence MTYISSSDQTTDLAITIYNDGFGMVKEKRKINIDENENMLQFQDVARKIETDSLIVEFIDIEEFNYDYDLVSREKLLEKYMDRIVYLYDKDEKIKTECRLLSTEGGIALENAETKEILLNPVGEIVLPELPGGLIVKPALIWKISPLKSKEVKVSYLTKGLSWIANYVIEMKEKSLNMVGWVNISNNSGASFQNAKIKLIAGDVNRCEKKSHSEFSGIMSCDEKVSNSFSKKSFCEYHAYSLQNPTALEDNQDKQISFINCMDVSYERYYSYDFDCYEDEVKVIIEIENKAEKGLGIPLPKGIIKAYKEDDEDGSLEFVGEDAIEHIHQGDIMKLYIGNAFNIKCKKKVIEHKKVNGFEHYREQFIISNYKDEEIILHVNKYMDADKSWEIIATTEEYIKITVDHIKFIVNILPNSEKVIDFKYRVDNSFHIEVDNK, from the coding sequence ATGACATATATTTCAAGCTCTGATCAAACAACGGATTTAGCCATTACTATATATAATGATGGATTCGGAATGGTAAAGGAAAAACGGAAAATAAATATTGATGAAAACGAGAACATGCTTCAATTTCAGGATGTTGCTCGAAAGATAGAAACAGACTCTCTTATTGTCGAATTTATCGATATTGAGGAATTCAACTATGATTATGACTTAGTCAGCAGGGAGAAGCTTTTGGAAAAATATATGGATAGAATAGTATATCTATATGACAAGGATGAAAAAATAAAGACCGAATGCAGACTTCTAAGCACAGAGGGTGGAATTGCACTTGAGAATGCTGAAACAAAGGAAATTTTGCTTAATCCAGTTGGAGAGATTGTTTTGCCTGAACTTCCTGGAGGATTAATAGTTAAACCGGCGCTGATATGGAAAATAAGTCCTTTAAAATCAAAAGAGGTAAAGGTTTCGTATTTGACAAAGGGACTATCATGGATTGCTAATTATGTAATAGAAATGAAGGAAAAATCATTGAATATGGTTGGTTGGGTAAACATTTCCAATAACTCAGGAGCTTCATTCCAAAATGCAAAAATTAAGCTTATTGCCGGTGATGTTAATAGATGCGAAAAAAAATCACATAGTGAATTTTCTGGGATTATGAGTTGTGATGAAAAAGTGTCCAACAGTTTCTCAAAAAAATCATTTTGTGAATATCATGCATATTCATTGCAGAATCCTACAGCACTAGAAGATAACCAAGACAAGCAAATCAGTTTTATCAACTGCATGGATGTTTCGTATGAGAGGTATTACTCTTATGATTTTGATTGTTATGAAGATGAAGTTAAAGTCATTATTGAGATAGAAAACAAAGCAGAGAAAGGATTAGGAATACCTCTGCCAAAAGGTATAATAAAGGCCTATAAAGAAGATGATGAAGATGGCAGCCTTGAATTTGTGGGTGAGGATGCCATAGAACATATTCATCAAGGAGATATTATGAAATTGTATATAGGAAATGCTTTTAATATCAAATGCAAAAAAAAAGTAATAGAGCATAAAAAGGTAAATGGCTTTGAGCATTACAGGGAACAATTCATAATTTCGAATTATAAAGATGAGGAAATAATTCTTCATGTTAATAAATATATGGATGCAGATAAAAGCTGGGAAATAATTGCTACAACAGAGGAATATATTAAAATTACTGTTGATCATATTAAATTCATAGTAAATATTCTGCCGAATAGTGAAAAGGTGATTGATTTCAAATACAGAGTTGACAATAGTTTTCATATTGAAGTTGATAATAAATAA
- a CDS encoding double-cubane-cluster-containing anaerobic reductase, with protein MADYKELWTSLDIDLEKHDQLCAVLPEFYGEIYMQQENRPEAMNYYNFVVSEIHGYRVQELADMRKDGKKVVGTFCVYVPDEIIVAANAASVGLCAGSEFWHPDGEKVVPRNTCPLVKAAAGALVGNTCPYFKSCDMLVGETTCDAKKKLWETFAEYTPIHVMNLSSMKREQDYINWQGEIKLFKERMEELTGVEVTAEKLSESTKLLNDKRRALQRLYETRKVANPPISGKDALLVTQIAFYDDPARFTQMTNQLCDELEKRIENGEGVFEKKAPRILITGIPMAIPNWKLHHIIETSGGAVVAEETCTGVKYFQNLVDESASTLEDHYKILADRYLKTNCACFTPNTSRIDDIVRLYKEYAADGVVYYTLPFCTTYAAEFKAVKEALAKENIPVINIESDYGLEDAGQIKTRLEAFFEMIGNK; from the coding sequence ATGGCTGATTACAAAGAACTTTGGACATCACTTGACATTGACTTGGAAAAGCACGACCAGCTTTGCGCTGTTCTGCCTGAGTTTTACGGCGAAATATACATGCAGCAGGAAAACAGACCAGAGGCTATGAACTACTACAACTTCGTGGTATCTGAAATCCATGGATACAGGGTTCAAGAGCTTGCAGACATGAGAAAAGACGGAAAGAAAGTAGTGGGAACCTTCTGCGTATACGTTCCTGACGAAATAATAGTGGCAGCGAACGCCGCAAGCGTAGGCCTTTGTGCCGGCTCAGAGTTCTGGCATCCAGACGGCGAAAAAGTCGTGCCAAGGAATACATGTCCGCTAGTGAAGGCTGCAGCAGGAGCTCTTGTCGGAAACACATGTCCATACTTCAAATCATGCGACATGCTTGTTGGCGAGACTACCTGCGACGCCAAGAAAAAACTTTGGGAGACTTTCGCAGAATACACTCCTATACATGTCATGAATCTTTCAAGTATGAAAAGAGAGCAGGACTACATAAACTGGCAGGGTGAAATAAAACTGTTCAAGGAAAGAATGGAGGAGCTTACAGGCGTTGAGGTGACTGCCGAAAAGCTTAGCGAATCTACTAAGCTGCTTAACGACAAGCGAAGAGCTCTCCAGAGACTTTATGAAACAAGAAAAGTGGCTAATCCTCCAATAAGCGGAAAAGACGCGCTTCTTGTAACTCAAATAGCATTCTATGATGACCCTGCAAGATTTACTCAAATGACTAATCAGCTTTGCGACGAGCTTGAAAAGAGAATAGAAAACGGAGAAGGCGTATTTGAGAAGAAGGCTCCAAGAATACTCATAACTGGTATACCAATGGCAATACCAAACTGGAAGCTTCATCATATAATCGAGACAAGCGGCGGCGCTGTAGTTGCAGAGGAAACTTGCACAGGCGTGAAATATTTCCAAAACCTTGTTGACGAATCTGCATCCACTCTTGAAGACCACTACAAGATACTTGCCGACAGATATCTTAAGACCAATTGTGCATGCTTCACGCCAAACACTTCAAGAATAGACGATATAGTAAGACTTTACAAAGAATATGCTGCTGATGGAGTTGTATACTATACACTTCCTTTCTGCACTACTTATGCGGCTGAATTCAAGGCTGTTAAGGAGGCTCTTGCAAAAGAGAATATTCCTGTGATAAACATAGAGTCAGACTACGGTCTTGAAGATGCTGGACAAATAAAAACCAGACTCGAGGCTTTCTTCGAGATGATAGGCAACAAATAG
- a CDS encoding DUF3343 domain-containing protein translates to MEKESKSFVLFPSHMHGLSLERKLKENGIKYAISPTPRELSSCCGISIMISSTDIEAVREILSENPGIKTDGIHTINRQAKKRFFDF, encoded by the coding sequence ATGGAAAAAGAATCTAAGTCTTTCGTGCTTTTTCCTTCTCACATGCATGGCTTGTCGCTCGAACGAAAGCTCAAGGAGAACGGGATTAAATACGCCATAAGCCCCACTCCAAGGGAGCTCAGCTCATGCTGCGGCATATCAATCATGATAAGCTCAACAGATATTGAAGCTGTCAGGGAAATACTGTCTGAAAACCCAGGCATAAAGACAGATGGAATTCACACGATAAACCGGCAGGCTAAAAAAAGATTTTTTGACTTTTAA
- a CDS encoding acyl-CoA dehydratase activase, with amino-acid sequence MFYSIGIDAGSVATKGVLFNGDIVETALMPTGWSPKDASCEVLELLLKKSGVNRDDVKKIIGTGYGRISMPFVDKAVTEITCHAKGAHFLNANTRTILDIGGQDSKVISIDESGNVLDFSMNDKCAAGTGRFLQVMTATLGVDIAELDSMIDESVKPQPISSMCTVFAESEVISLLAKGIDKKSVLLGLIHSISNRASSLMSKIPLTQDVAFTGGVARCKTTIRALEEKIGTPLFVSEHSQIVGALGAAVIAYNSVKKQQA; translated from the coding sequence ATGTTTTACTCTATTGGAATTGACGCGGGATCTGTTGCCACAAAAGGAGTTCTGTTCAATGGGGACATAGTTGAAACCGCTCTTATGCCTACCGGCTGGAGCCCAAAGGACGCCTCCTGCGAAGTGCTTGAATTGCTTCTTAAAAAAAGCGGAGTAAACAGAGATGACGTCAAAAAAATTATAGGGACTGGATACGGCAGAATTTCAATGCCTTTTGTAGACAAGGCTGTTACTGAGATTACGTGTCATGCCAAAGGTGCCCATTTCCTTAACGCAAATACAAGAACAATACTTGATATCGGCGGACAAGACAGCAAGGTAATAAGCATTGATGAGTCTGGCAATGTGCTTGATTTTTCAATGAACGACAAATGCGCTGCAGGAACAGGCAGATTCCTCCAGGTAATGACTGCAACGCTTGGCGTGGACATTGCAGAGCTCGACAGCATGATAGATGAAAGCGTAAAGCCTCAACCAATATCAAGCATGTGTACTGTATTCGCCGAGTCGGAGGTGATAAGCCTGCTCGCAAAGGGTATAGACAAGAAAAGCGTGCTGCTTGGCCTGATTCATTCCATATCGAACAGAGCCTCATCTCTTATGAGTAAAATTCCGTTGACTCAAGATGTGGCGTTTACTGGCGGTGTTGCAAGGTGCAAGACTACAATAAGGGCCTTGGAAGAAAAAATCGGCACGCCTCTGTTTGTTTCGGAGCATTCCCAGATAGTGGGCGCCCTAGGCGCAGCCGTAATTGCATATAACTCGGTAAAAAAACAGCAGGCATAG
- a CDS encoding cysteine hydrolase family protein, producing MLENKIEDIVDIDKIGEISRVDMNSLMELAKAEKKLPAQEDTKKVLLLAIDIQNDFMEKGSLPVEGSHRDVENLIRFIYSNAGKITSIVASLDTHTAYQIFHPCWWVDACGKNPKPFTLISSGDIENGIWIPVRHREHSIRYVKYLEENSKKSLIIWPYHCMLGTTGHCLEAQFSKIAYYHSMVRDSNFEIIVKGTSPTSEMYGIFRPEYDEGFEFETTLLDKFAGYDKVIIAGEAKSHCALESLSQICEYYKDSRQITERIYLLEDCTSCIGGFEEDTEAALSQMEVLYGIKRVKSTEIEI from the coding sequence GTGCTTGAAAACAAAATAGAGGATATAGTAGACATTGACAAAATCGGAGAAATATCCAGAGTGGATATGAATTCTCTTATGGAGCTTGCCAAAGCAGAAAAAAAGCTTCCGGCACAAGAAGATACGAAAAAAGTATTGCTGCTGGCGATAGACATTCAAAACGACTTCATGGAAAAGGGCAGCCTGCCAGTCGAGGGCTCGCACAGGGACGTTGAAAACCTAATTAGATTCATCTACAGCAATGCCGGCAAGATAACATCGATAGTAGCCTCGCTTGATACACATACGGCATATCAGATATTCCATCCGTGCTGGTGGGTGGATGCCTGCGGCAAAAATCCCAAGCCGTTTACACTCATATCAAGCGGAGACATAGAAAACGGGATATGGATACCTGTAAGGCACAGGGAGCATAGCATCAGATATGTAAAATATCTTGAAGAGAATTCCAAAAAAAGCCTCATCATATGGCCCTACCACTGTATGCTCGGCACTACTGGCCATTGTCTTGAGGCGCAGTTTTCAAAAATTGCATATTATCACTCGATGGTCAGAGATTCAAATTTTGAAATAATAGTCAAGGGGACAAGTCCGACGAGCGAAATGTATGGAATATTCAGGCCTGAATATGATGAAGGTTTTGAATTCGAAACGACTCTCCTAGATAAGTTTGCCGGCTACGACAAGGTTATAATAGCCGGCGAGGCAAAGTCGCACTGCGCGCTTGAATCACTTTCTCAAATATGCGAATACTACAAAGATAGCAGGCAAATAACCGAAAGGATATACCTGCTTGAAGACTGCACAAGCTGCATTGGAGGATTCGAAGAGGACACGGAGGCAGCCCTTTCGCAGATGGAAGTGCTTTATGGAATAAAGAGAGTCAAGTCCACAGAGATAGAAATATAA
- a CDS encoding universal stress protein codes for MKKILLPVDGSEACAAIYDHAKFFAEKLGAEILIINAQDKLPAGYAGVDFKHVGDEKLQKSGEAIVEQAKKHFEGAGLKTETRVLFGDAASVIIDTAESEQCDMIIICTHGMSAARRFLIGSVANKVVHHASVPVLIIR; via the coding sequence ATGAAAAAGATATTACTTCCTGTTGACGGATCAGAGGCATGTGCCGCCATATATGACCATGCGAAATTTTTCGCCGAAAAGCTTGGGGCCGAGATACTTATAATCAACGCCCAGGACAAGCTCCCTGCTGGATATGCCGGTGTGGATTTCAAGCATGTAGGCGATGAAAAGCTCCAAAAGTCGGGAGAAGCCATTGTGGAACAAGCCAAGAAGCATTTTGAAGGCGCCGGGCTTAAGACAGAAACAAGAGTTTTATTTGGTGATGCAGCATCGGTTATAATAGACACTGCGGAAAGTGAGCAGTGCGACATGATAATAATATGCACGCACGGAATGTCGGCTGCGAGGAGATTTCTGATAGGATCTGTAGCAAATAAGGTTGTACACCATGCGAGTGTTCCAGTGCTTATTATCAGATAA
- a CDS encoding nitroreductase family protein produces MLIREFLEKRYSAREYEQKQLSENTIKTIIDYAHEIEASIKSVKVRFLFLKDGAGVYEKLNGYAGYAGVMIKSPHYIGILTEDENYRTQIAASYAMQSLIKKLFEMGLGTCWIDFSNAGARLQDELAGSELRNINYAISVGYPKKESRFKFVYVPSAAYSNVSNNPYRQISESKSDKSGDRLPLDHFVFKDEFGKQISLDELEQRGLADIFSRIRNAPSARNLQPWRFLIQNERIVIAVKNPASKESMTDAGIMMYLFEGMAHDVGIRGEWSLLPLDEFEYESDKYAYVGEFKV; encoded by the coding sequence GTGCTAATCAGGGAATTTTTAGAGAAGAGATATTCAGCCCGTGAATATGAACAAAAGCAGCTTTCAGAAAACACCATAAAGACCATTATCGATTATGCCCACGAAATAGAAGCAAGCATAAAAAGCGTAAAGGTCAGATTCTTATTCTTGAAGGACGGAGCCGGAGTATACGAAAAGCTTAACGGCTATGCCGGCTATGCCGGAGTGATGATTAAAAGTCCTCACTACATTGGGATTCTTACGGAAGATGAAAACTACAGGACGCAAATAGCAGCCTCATATGCAATGCAGTCCCTTATTAAAAAACTTTTCGAGATGGGCCTTGGCACTTGTTGGATTGATTTTTCCAACGCAGGAGCAAGGCTGCAGGACGAGCTCGCCGGCTCAGAGCTCAGAAATATAAACTATGCAATCTCTGTAGGATACCCCAAGAAGGAGTCCAGGTTCAAGTTTGTCTATGTTCCGTCCGCCGCCTATTCAAACGTGTCGAACAATCCATACAGACAAATATCGGAATCAAAAAGCGACAAAAGCGGTGACAGACTGCCCCTGGACCATTTCGTGTTCAAGGATGAATTCGGAAAGCAAATAAGCCTTGATGAGCTTGAGCAACGAGGTCTTGCAGATATTTTTTCCCGTATCAGGAACGCGCCTTCAGCAAGAAATCTTCAGCCATGGAGATTTCTAATACAAAATGAGCGAATAGTCATCGCAGTCAAAAATCCGGCTTCCAAGGAGAGTATGACTGATGCGGGCATAATGATGTATCTTTTCGAGGGCATGGCTCACGACGTTGGCATAAGGGGCGAGTGGTCGCTGCTCCCTCTGGATGAGTTTGAATACGAAAGCGATAAATATGCATACGTTGGAGAATTCAAGGTTTGA
- a CDS encoding Holliday junction resolvase RecU yields MTRWKSFGHKGDMTENLIEHVNGIYERKGIALITKMPVPVKVTKIGSGRIVEAYFEKRSTVDYYGICQGHSICFDVKETDRSYLPLQNIHEHQLEYMLKFKAQGGFSFVICNFKKEGKYFLIPIELVDSYWKNAAGGGRKSIPMDAIDYRYEIPSQSGLPDYIATLGIYINEPR; encoded by the coding sequence TTGACCAGGTGGAAAAGCTTTGGACACAAGGGCGACATGACCGAGAACCTTATAGAGCATGTGAACGGCATATATGAACGTAAGGGCATAGCCCTCATCACAAAGATGCCAGTTCCAGTCAAGGTTACAAAGATAGGCTCAGGCAGGATAGTCGAGGCCTATTTTGAAAAAAGGTCCACGGTCGACTATTACGGGATATGCCAGGGTCATTCAATATGTTTTGATGTAAAGGAGACAGACAGGTCGTATCTGCCGCTTCAGAACATACACGAGCACCAGTTGGAATACATGCTTAAGTTCAAAGCTCAGGGCGGATTTTCATTTGTAATATGCAACTTCAAGAAAGAGGGCAAATATTTTCTGATTCCAATAGAACTTGTTGATAGCTACTGGAAGAATGCCGCGGGAGGCGGAAGGAAATCTATACCTATGGATGCAATCGACTATAGATACGAGATACCATCGCAAAGCGGCCTGCCTGATTATATTGCAACCCTGGGAATATATATAAACGAGCCAAGGTGA
- a CDS encoding citrate/2-methylcitrate synthase has product MSEEFYVALINKMAEAVEKTNRIPSDYYGMYNVKRGLRNENGTGVLVGLTQVGSVHGYVVDAGEIVPDEGALIYRGMDLKDVVQGFQKEKRHGFEEVCYLLLFGELPTQSQLDEFKKLLGELRVLPKSFTENMILKNPSKDIMNKLQRSILVSYSYDNNPDDISVKNLLRQSLELIARFPTIVAYGYQAKRHYHDNKSLFIHSPVPELGTAENLLYMIRPDNKYTEKEAELLDLSLVIHAEHGGGNNSAFATHVVSSTGTDTYSAIATAVGSLKGPKHGGANLKVLNMIDNIKENISSWSDKVEIKDYLRKILRKDAFDNTGLIYGMGHAVYTLSDPRAVLLKGKAYELAVEKGREEEFALYENIENLSIEAFKELKGPDAVICANVDFYSGFVYDMLNIPHELYTPLFATARVCGWCAHRIEQVVSDNKIMRPAYKSVMDMREYVELAKR; this is encoded by the coding sequence ATGTCAGAAGAATTTTACGTGGCACTTATTAACAAGATGGCTGAAGCAGTTGAAAAAACAAATCGCATACCTTCGGACTACTATGGCATGTATAATGTTAAGCGCGGTCTTAGAAATGAAAATGGCACGGGGGTACTGGTTGGTCTCACTCAGGTGGGTTCGGTACACGGGTATGTTGTCGATGCAGGTGAAATAGTGCCCGACGAGGGAGCTCTTATATATAGAGGGATGGATTTGAAAGACGTAGTTCAAGGCTTCCAGAAGGAAAAGAGGCACGGCTTCGAAGAAGTGTGCTATTTGCTCTTATTTGGTGAACTGCCAACGCAATCTCAGCTTGACGAGTTCAAAAAGCTGCTTGGAGAACTGAGGGTTCTGCCAAAGAGCTTTACTGAGAACATGATCTTGAAAAATCCAAGCAAGGATATAATGAACAAGCTTCAAAGGAGTATACTTGTATCGTATTCTTATGACAATAACCCTGACGATATAAGCGTGAAAAACTTGCTAAGACAGAGTCTTGAGCTGATAGCAAGATTCCCTACAATAGTTGCCTACGGTTATCAGGCGAAGAGGCACTACCATGACAATAAGAGCCTTTTCATACATTCGCCAGTGCCTGAGCTTGGAACTGCTGAAAATCTACTCTACATGATAAGGCCGGATAACAAGTATACTGAAAAAGAGGCGGAGCTGCTTGATCTTTCGCTTGTAATACATGCCGAGCACGGCGGAGGAAACAACTCTGCATTTGCAACACACGTGGTTTCATCAACAGGAACAGACACATATTCTGCCATAGCAACTGCCGTTGGTTCATTGAAGGGGCCCAAGCACGGAGGTGCCAACCTGAAGGTTCTCAACATGATTGACAACATAAAGGAGAACATATCCAGCTGGAGCGATAAGGTGGAAATCAAAGATTATCTGAGAAAAATATTAAGAAAGGATGCGTTCGACAATACGGGCCTCATATATGGAATGGGCCATGCAGTATATACGCTTTCTGATCCTAGAGCAGTACTTTTAAAGGGAAAGGCATATGAGCTTGCTGTTGAAAAGGGCAGGGAGGAAGAGTTTGCTCTCTACGAGAACATAGAAAACCTAAGTATAGAGGCGTTCAAGGAGCTTAAGGGACCGGATGCTGTAATTTGTGCGAATGTAGACTTTTATTCCGGATTTGTATATGATATGCTCAACATTCCTCATGAACTATATACTCCGCTGTTTGCAACAGCCAGAGTATGCGGCTGGTGTGCCCACAGAATAGAACAGGTGGTAAGCGATAACAAGATAATGAGGCCTGCCTACAAAAGCGTCATGGACATGAGAGAATACGTAGAATTAGCCAAAAGATAA
- a CDS encoding serine hydroxymethyltransferase, which translates to MDFTNLKNVDIDVYEALKKEITRQNTNIELIASENFVSEAVMEAMGSQFTNKYAEGYPGKRYYGGCENVDVVESLAIERLKKLFGAEHANVQPHSGSSANMGVYLAFLNYGDKVMGMNLSQGGHLTHGSPVNISGKYFEFIPYGVRQEDELIDYDEVLEIAKREKPKMIVAGATAYPRQIDFKRFREIADEVGALLMVDMAHIAGLVAAGLHQNPCEYADFVTSTTHKTLRGPRGGVILCKEEHAKAIDKAIFPGLQGGPLEHVIAAKAVCFKEALSDGFKEYQQQVIANARALAKALVDKGFRVVSGGTDNHLILVDLRNHEITGKDAEKRLDEAHITVNKNTVPFDTASPFVTSGIRIGTPAVTTRGMKEEQMETIAEVIRVVIEENNIEKAAEMVKKLTSEFPLYQSL; encoded by the coding sequence ATGGATTTTACTAATTTGAAGAATGTAGACATCGATGTGTATGAGGCTCTTAAAAAAGAAATAACAAGGCAAAACACTAACATCGAGCTTATTGCATCTGAGAACTTTGTTTCGGAAGCTGTTATGGAGGCTATGGGCAGCCAGTTTACAAACAAATATGCTGAAGGCTATCCTGGCAAGAGATACTACGGTGGCTGTGAAAATGTAGATGTTGTGGAATCGCTCGCCATAGAAAGACTTAAAAAGCTATTCGGTGCAGAACATGCCAACGTTCAGCCGCACTCTGGAAGCAGTGCTAATATGGGAGTATATCTTGCATTCCTAAACTATGGAGACAAAGTTATGGGAATGAACCTTTCTCAGGGAGGGCACCTTACTCACGGCTCGCCGGTAAACATTTCAGGAAAATATTTTGAATTCATACCTTATGGGGTTAGACAAGAAGATGAGCTTATAGATTATGACGAGGTTTTGGAAATAGCAAAGAGAGAAAAGCCAAAGATGATAGTTGCAGGAGCAACTGCTTATCCAAGACAGATAGACTTTAAGAGATTCAGGGAAATAGCAGACGAAGTAGGCGCGCTGCTTATGGTTGACATGGCCCACATAGCAGGTCTTGTAGCTGCGGGACTTCATCAGAATCCATGCGAGTATGCAGATTTTGTTACATCTACTACTCACAAGACTCTAAGAGGACCAAGAGGAGGCGTAATACTTTGCAAGGAAGAGCATGCCAAGGCTATAGACAAGGCCATATTCCCGGGACTTCAGGGAGGACCGCTTGAGCATGTTATAGCAGCAAAGGCTGTGTGCTTCAAGGAGGCACTAAGCGACGGTTTCAAGGAATACCAGCAGCAGGTAATAGCGAATGCCAGAGCTCTGGCAAAAGCTCTTGTTGATAAAGGTTTCAGAGTAGTGTCTGGAGGAACAGACAACCACCTTATACTTGTAGATCTTAGAAATCATGAGATAACAGGAAAGGATGCAGAAAAGAGACTCGACGAAGCGCACATAACAGTAAATAAAAACACAGTTCCATTCGATACTGCAAGTCCGTTTGTTACAAGCGGCATAAGAATCGGAACTCCTGCAGTTACAACCAGAGGCATGAAAGAAGAGCAAATGGAGACTATTGCGGAGGTTATAAGGGTAGTAATAGAGGAGAACAACATAGAGAAGGCTGCAGAAATGGTTAAAAAACTAACAAGTGAATTTCCGTTATATCAGTCTCTATAA
- a CDS encoding threonine/serine exporter family protein: MLKNEVLQIALYSGEIMLKSGAETYRVEDIIDRMCKSKELHEVSSFVTPTGLFVSDNKTRESTSIIKRVKNRKIDLDKISQVNNFARSFVKSEIPYEEAMNKLKKIDNTPKFHPALTLILIGLAAAFFTLLSGGKPLDFIATFFVSIISIIVFWSIDRLSDTQFLSTTASAAVISLCSVISSKIGLVTSFDMIIVGAVMPLVPGVALTNGIRDLISGDIISGISRVFEAVMIAVSIAVGVGLVLGFWTGVLGGSLI; the protein is encoded by the coding sequence TTGCTTAAAAATGAAGTTTTGCAGATAGCCCTGTATTCAGGCGAAATAATGCTAAAAAGCGGAGCCGAAACATACAGGGTTGAAGATATTATAGATCGCATGTGCAAATCCAAGGAGCTCCATGAAGTCAGCTCTTTTGTTACCCCAACTGGACTTTTCGTGTCCGATAACAAGACCAGAGAAAGCACCTCAATAATAAAGAGGGTGAAAAACCGAAAGATTGACCTCGATAAAATATCACAGGTCAACAACTTTGCAAGAAGCTTTGTGAAAAGTGAAATTCCATATGAAGAGGCTATGAATAAATTGAAAAAAATAGACAACACGCCTAAGTTCCACCCGGCTTTAACTCTTATTCTCATAGGGCTTGCTGCCGCTTTTTTCACGCTGCTGTCCGGCGGTAAACCCCTCGATTTTATAGCTACATTTTTTGTAAGCATAATTTCGATTATAGTCTTCTGGAGCATAGATAGGCTTAGTGATACGCAATTCCTGTCCACAACGGCCAGCGCCGCTGTAATTTCGCTATGCTCTGTAATATCCTCCAAAATAGGTCTTGTGACGAGCTTTGACATGATTATTGTAGGCGCAGTTATGCCTCTTGTGCCAGGAGTTGCTTTGACAAACGGCATAAGAGACCTCATATCAGGAGATATAATATCTGGCATATCCCGCGTATTCGAGGCAGTAATGATAGCCGTTTCCATAGCCGTGGGCGTAGGCTTAGTGCTCGGTTTTTGGACAGGTGTTTTAGGAGGTTCGCTCATATGA
- a CDS encoding threonine/serine exporter family protein, giving the protein MIFKQFLFSFISTVGFSVFFNAPRSSVPYAGFTGGFGWIAYYILKSAGYIAPLASLAGAIVVGTLGELFARIDKKPVTAFVVPGIIPLVPGYGLYLTMIGLLNNDYTSAIQIGNETILTGGAIAMGIIIVSSMAKIFKSQKIVALNSIKK; this is encoded by the coding sequence ATGATATTTAAACAGTTTTTATTCTCGTTCATTTCTACCGTGGGCTTTAGCGTTTTCTTCAATGCGCCAAGAAGCTCGGTGCCTTACGCAGGCTTTACTGGAGGATTTGGCTGGATAGCCTACTATATTTTGAAATCCGCTGGATATATTGCACCCTTAGCCAGCCTGGCCGGCGCAATCGTAGTCGGAACGCTTGGCGAGCTGTTTGCCCGCATTGATAAAAAACCTGTAACTGCCTTCGTGGTCCCAGGGATTATACCTCTAGTACCCGGATACGGCCTGTATTTAACAATGATAGGCCTCTTAAACAACGATTACACCTCGGCCATACAAATCGGTAACGAGACCATACTGACGGGCGGCGCAATTGCCATGGGGATAATAATAGTTTCATCCATGGCCAAGATTTTCAAAAGCCAGAAAATCGTTGCATTGAATTCGATCAAAAAATAA